A stretch of the Papaver somniferum cultivar HN1 chromosome 6, ASM357369v1, whole genome shotgun sequence genome encodes the following:
- the LOC113291849 gene encoding uncharacterized protein LOC113291849, whose protein sequence is MLKDENIKAIKITRVYEPSITPQQSFATNREDDVGEDIGDDSVGEDIAEDFIEDDIMTRASEDEDFINEEDWRTEINLYLEEGTLPTDLKQARLIQSKAGRYDLRDGVLYKKSFLGPLLRCLSREEGHRILKDIHYGDAGNHSGMRSLADKAKMQGYYWPQMIRDAARMSRRCEECQRFAK, encoded by the coding sequence atgttgaaAGATGAGAATATTAAAGCCATAAAAATAACAAGAGTATATGAACCTTCGATCACCCCGCAGCAGTCCTTCGCTACAAATCGTGAAGACGATGTAGGGGAGGACATTGGTGACGACAGTGTGGGAGAGGATATTGCTGAGGATTTCATCGAAGATGACATCATGACAAGGGCGAGCGAAGATGAGGACTTTATCAATGAAGAAGACTGGAGAACCGAGATTAACCTTTACCTTGAAGAAGGTACGCTACCTACGGACTTGAAGCAAGCCAGACTGATACaatcaaaggcaggaagatacgatcttcgtgATGGAGTATTATACAAGAAATCCTTTCTCGGACCACTACTACGATGTCTATCAAGAGAGGAGGGGCATCGTATTTTGAAAGATATCCATTATGGGGACGCAGGTaaccacagcggaatgagatcactGGCGGATAAAGCAAAAATGCAGGGATACTATTGGCCACAGATGATCCGAGATGCCGCTAGGATGTCCaggagatgcgaagaatgccagcggttTGCTAAATAA
- the LOC113290177 gene encoding WPP domain-associated protein-like — MENSGVFEDTKISDVIVESFNDESMQFDISKASENPGDDLLEDLDSYLEVINDRLTVSRMVNDSVTKGIVSAVKEEAKQTLCEWKQEQEFREEFETLVIQNSLKSLQNQFETKLQEERSLIHRNPGNKQLMQTNELLSLREELDAISRSLSSYESGSLFSHGLLEVGEESKKKDRLYKKVQNLGTPNSITERNGKHEEANRSRLETMDPVLLKNMSKEELLKFCKTEMANTKRNDETIIQEITEKYYSLRREILNSCDPSSPLRREKEFDSLRKKIPEVISKLDSILVESEKLPVACDNTENVHELNNKLTTLYSENCQLKDLLSNKKKEAKDLSSQVSDLVNKMSNHSLAEANLLNQIRKLKSEVEDTRIEFSLREEIHKCVIQDLNCKIKHAEDLLMESIAMQDLSEIVLMEAAKDPKGTIEYGVEDSDMESIIMQEICAIIFMEAIKDVQLTVDLLKMEHERANENRVSLETLLLESDKALSVQSKENEQLKQELVLLSASVEEKEKMALAAESRMIKEKEQFELICQELNTLRDRVTRGDILISESNKMSDQMKHQLEEASHQIRLYEKQVSSLDQKLTSAVNDLKDANEERRQLHENVKRKQNIISSLEEREIAQKKQTESILMTVQRFSKALSDFEQRASDKVKKNNLRLENLHLHCRPLFHKSKSFKGLELIYKQKLERKMSDLRKAEEEVDLLGDEVDALLGVLEKIYIALDHYSPVLQHYPGIMEILKLVKRELSGENSKPVY; from the exons ATGGAGAATTCAGGAGTTTTTGAAGATACAAAGATTTCTGATGTTATAGTTGAATCATTTAATGATGAGTCAATGCAATTTGACATTTCTAAGGCAAGTGAGAATCCCGGTGATGATCTTCTTGAAGATTTAGATTCTTACTTAGAAGTTATTAATGATCGTTTGACAGTATCAAGGATGGTGAATGATTCGGTTACCAAGGGCATAGTGAGTGCTGTTAAAGAAGAAGCCAAGCAAACACTTTGTGAGTGGAAACAAGAGCAGGAATTTCGAGAAGAGTTTGAAACTCTTGTAATTCAGAATTCGTTAAAGAGCCTCCAAAACCAGTTTGAAACAAAGCTGCAGGAAGAAAGATCCTTAATTCACAGAAACCCAGGTAATAAACAACTGATGCAGACAAATGAGCTTTTGAGTTTGCGCGAAGAACTCGATGCCATTTCTAGGTCACTGTCCAGTTACGAATCTGGGTCCCTATTTTCTCATGGTTTACTTGAGGTTGGTGAAGAATCTAAAAAGAAAGATCGCCTTTATAAGAAGGTTCAGAATTTAGGGACTCCCAATTCTATTACTGAACGAAATGGTAAACATGAGGAGGCTAATAGGAGCAGACTTGAAACAATGGATCCTGTCCTGCTAAAGAACATGTCAAAAGAGGAGTTGCTAAAATTTTGCAAAACTGAAATGGCCAATACGAAAAGAAACGATGAAACGATCATCCAAGAGATAACTGAAAAGTACTACAGTTTGAGACGAGAAATCCTCAACAGTTGTGATCCTTCTTCACCACTGAGGAGGGAGAAGGAGTTTGACTCCTTGAGAAAAAAAATTCCAGAAGTCATATCTAAGTTGGACAGTATACTCGTGGAGAGTGAAAAGTTACCTGTGGCATGTGACAATACTGAAAATGTACATGAGTTGAATAACAAGCTTACGACACTTTATTCTGAGAACTGCCAGCTCAAGGACTtgctttctaataagaaaaaggAGGCTAAGGACCTCTCTTCCCAGGTATCTGATCTTGTAAACAAGATGTCTAACCATTCTTTGGCTGAGGCAAATTTGTTAAATCAGATAAGGAAGCTAAAATCTGAAGTAGAAGATACCAGAATTGAGTTCTCGTTGAGAGAAGAGATTCATAAGTGCGTCATTCAGGACTTGAACTGCAAAATAAAACATGCTGAGGATTTGCTTATGGAGTCTATTGCCATGCAAGATTTAAGTGAAATTGTTCTCATGGAAGCAGCGAAGGATCCCAAGGGTACTATTGAATATGGAGTTGAAGATTCAGATATGGAGTCCATTATCATGCAAGAGATATGTGCAATTATTTTCATGGAAGCCATCAAGGATGTGCAACTTACAGTCGATCTCTTAAAAATGGAACACGAGAGAGCAAATGAAAATAGAGTATCACTTGAAACATTGTTACTAGAAAGTGACAAGGCATTGTCCGTACAGAGCAAAGAAAATGAGCAGTTGAAGCAAGAGTTGGTTTTGCTTTCAGCTTCGGTGGAAGAGAAGGAAAAGATGGCTTTGGCAGCAGAGTCGAGAATGATAAAGGAGAAGGAGCAGTTTGAACTAATCTGTCAAGAACTTAATACACTAAGAGACAGAGTAACTAGGGGGGACATACTGATTTCAGAGAGTAATAAGATGTCAGATCAGATGAAGCATCAACTGGAAGAGGCTTCACATCAAATACGTTTGTATGAGAAACAGGTGAGCAGTCTTGATCAAAAACTCACTTCGGCAGTAAATGATTTAAAAGATGCAAATGAAGAAAGGAGACAGCTTCATGAGAATGTTAAACGGAAGCAAAATATTATCTCTTCTCTTGAGGAAAGAGAAATTGCGCAGAAGAAGCAAACAGAGTCCATCTTAATGACTGTTCAAAGATTTTCAAAAGCACTTTCTGATTTTGAACAAAGAGCATCAGACAAAGTCAAAAAGAACAATCTAAG GTTGGAAAACCTTCATCTTCATTGTCGTCCACTTTTTCACAAATCTAAATCGTTCAAGGGATTGGAGTTGATATACAAGCAGAAACTTGAGCGAAAAATGTCTGATCTTCGCAAGGCAGAAGAAGAG GTTGATCTTTTAGGAGACGAGGTGGATGCCCTTTTAGGCGTTCTGGAGAAAATATACATTGCACTTGATCATTACTCTCCAGTACTGCAACATTATCCTGGC ATTATGGAGATTCTGAAACTGGTGAAAAGAGAGTTAAGTGGAGAAAATTCCAAACCTGTCTATTAG